The genomic stretch GCGAATATAGTCCAGGATCGAAGTCTTGCCATGATCCACGTGTCCCATGATCGTGACTACTGGAGGGCGGGGCTCTTCTTCGACATCCAGATACTGCTCTTTTTCGCGATCGATGATATCTCCGCCATATTCATCTTCAAAGCGGAAATCCACTTTGAATTCGTCGCAGATCATTTCCAGGGAATCCTTGTCCATGCGCTGGTTCATAGTGACTAATTGACCCATCATAAAGAACTTTGAGATGATCTCCGCCGGCGAGACGTTCATGATCTTTGCCAGCTCGCTAACGGAAGTATATTCGCGGATCACAATCTGGTTGGATCCGCTATCGCTAACAAATTGGGCTTCGCGGTGATATTTCTTGCGCTTACCGGATTTTTGCATGGTCTTCTTGATGTTGCGGGAGATTTGAGCTTCGTCGATTTCGACCGGTTCGGCAACCTTTTGTTTGCTCTTCTTGGTGCTGGTGATGATCGCTTTTTTGTGTTTGCTCTTGTCGCCCAGTTCCTCGTGGCTCACTTTGGCTTTGCCAAATTTCTTTTCTTCAGCTTCTTTTGCCGGATCGACGGGAATGGGTATCGGTTTGGGAGCTTCCTGACCGGGCGCGGGTTTTCTGCGAAACTCATCAGGTTTCTTTCTGAGGTCTGGTCTGCCTCTATCCGTATGCGGGGCACCGGGTTTTGGCTGGCTTAGCCGATCGCGGTTGCCGTGTGATTCCGTATATGATCTTGGTTTTCGTGGATCTCTGGTCCCTGAGGAAGTCGTACTCTTGGCTTGGGTGTAAGGAACGATTATCCGGTTTGGAGGAGCGACCGGCATCGTTTTGGTAGGCAGGGGCTCGGGTTCCACTTTGGTTTCAGTGTGAGCAGCCGGCAAAATGGGCTCTTCGATGACCGTTTCCGGTTCGATGATCCGTTCGGGTTCGGATTGAACCGGTTGAATAGCCGGAGATGTCGTTATCGGCTTAGCCTTGGCTGCCTGGCGCTGCTCGATAAAGCGTTTTCTATCGCGCTCGGCACGCTTTTCCGCGTCCACCTGTTCGTTGTACTTCTGTCTGATCCGATTGGCAATTTCTTCTTCGATGAAACTCATGTGGCTTTTGGTGATCACACCAAGATCGATGAGGTGTTTTTTCAACGCCATCGTACTGATCCTGAGTTCCTTTGCCAATTCATGTACTCGTATCTGCAATTTCTCCTCCACTCATGGTTTTGCCGTCCAATATTCCATCATTTTGGCGGCAAATTGCTTATCACTGATGCCCAGGATTCCCGTCAACGGCAATCCAAGGGCGTTGCTGATCGATATCTGGTTCCCCATTTGGATGGAAGCCACGGGGAGCTTGTTTTCTTCAATCTCGCGCAATATCTTCTGGGTGCTTCGCGTAGCTGTGTCTTCGGCGATCACGATCAGATACAGCTTGTTACGATGCATCGCACGTATGCAGGCATCGGCTCCCGCCACCAGTTTTCCGGCTTTGCGGGCAAATTGCATCAGATTCAATATTTTTGTCTCGGCATCCGCTGGCGTGCTCATGCTTGATGTCCTTTGCGGGAAAACGTTTCGGCAAGCACGGTGTTGCTAAATCCAACGCGTTTGAGCCGGCGCTTTTTCCACTTTTCTAATCCCAGGATGCATTCCTTTTCGGGACACAGATACTGCTTTCTTGTCTGCAGACGGCGGTGCATATCAAAAACCACGCTATCTTTAAGGATAAAGAAATTGAGTAGCTGTTTATAGTCAACCTTTTTTTTGCACACCACACAAGTGCGTTGTGGAAGATGTCCCGCTTTGCTATTACGATTTGGCATCAGAAATATTTCGCCGCTTCCTTGAGCCGTTCGGCAGTGCGCAGACCGACTCCATCGAGGTTGCAAAGTTCTTCCACCGCGGCAGCAAAGATATCCTGCACTGAAGTGTATCCCGCATGGCGCAAAATCTCCGCGATTTTTGCGGATACACCGTCGAGTTCGGTGATATGACTGATGGTGCGGCGTTCTTTTGCCATTTTTTCATCATATTCGGCTTGGGTAAAGATGTCGATCTTCATACCGGTCAGTTTGGCGGCAAGTTTGACGTTTTTGCCCTGTTTTCCAATCGCGATGACCTTTTCGGTTTCATCGACAATCACGCTGGCGCTTTTGGCACGATCTACGATCACGCGCTTTACGTTAGCCACTCCGAGCGCGTTTTTGATCATACACTCAAGATTATCGCTGAAGACAACGATGTCGATCTGTTCGCCGTGCAATTCCTTGCGGATGCCATCGATGCGGGTTCCTTTGATACCAATGCAGGCAGAGACGGGATCGATTCTTGCGTCTGTGGTTTCCAGCTCGACCTTGGTGCGAACGCCTGGTTCACGAACGATCTTGCGGATTTTGATCACACCGGAATAGATCTCAGGGATCTCGGCTTCAAAGAGTTTCTTGACAAATTCGGGATTGGTGCGGGAAAGGATGATCGTCACGTTTGATTGATGCGTTCGAATATTGACTACATAAGCTTTGATGTTGTCTCCCACGCGGTAATATTCGTTTTCGATCTGTTCATCAGCCGGCAGCAAAGCATCCGTGTATCCGATATCGATACGGTACCCGCCAAAATCGTCGATAGACTTGATCCTGCCGGTCACGATCGTGTGTTTTTGTTTGTTAAAGTCGTTTTGGATCTTTTCTTCTTCCAGTCTGTGAATCCTATCCGCGATGATCTTTTGCGCGGTTTTCACCAGTTTAGGCTCAAAGTCGTGCAACGCCATGCTGCGTTCAATGTATTGATCCAATTGGGCATATCGGTCATAATCAGATTTGGCATCCTCAAGCGAGATCTCTCCCAAGCCCTCTTCCACTTCCACCACTTTGCATTTGAAGTTGGCTTTGATCGAGCCGGTGGCTTCGTCGATAAACACGTTCAGTTCGTTTTCAGGCTGGAGTTTTTTGCTCAGGGTGCCGGAGATCGCCTCCACGATGATCTCCTGGATCTGGTCCTTGTCCAGTTGTTTGCTGGCGGCAAGTTTGATGACCGCGTCCAAAATGTTAGCGCTCATTGTCTTTCTCCCTCGGAGTATCGGTTAAAAATACCGTTTTGGCTCGCAAAATCTGTTTGAATGTGATCTCCACCATCGTTCCCCGGTCGTCCAAAACGATCGTGTCCTGATTGACCTCAGCAAGCGTGCCAAGGGTGGAAAGTTTCTGCTCTCCGTCGTTCCACTGCACGGCTACTTTTTCGTTGATGGCGCTCACGTAATGACTCTTCAGTTTCAGGGGACGCTCGATCCCAGGGGACGACACTTCCAGATAATAACGATCCGGAATCAGGTCAAAGATCTCAAGTTCTTCTCCCAGAGCACGGCTAAATTGGGCGCATTCGTCCAACGTGATCCCACCGATCTTGGTGAGATACACAGTTATGATTCTGCCTTTGCCGGACATCTTTTCGTCGATGTCATACACTGCGACATTCATCCTCTGGCAAATCTTCTTGGCAATCTCTTCAATCTGTACTCGAAAAAAATCCATCTTTATGGGTCCCCTTAATTCACTCATTTTACATCAAAAAAAATAGCTAACTTCGTAGCTATCAAACACCGCTTTCGCGGATAAACTATATAAGTAGCTGGTGCTGCGTCTGCATCTATTCCAGTTGTGCCAGATTCTGGAAGGCAGGATATATGTCAAGATAAAATCGCGGATGGCGAAAAATCGCGCCTCTGTATCCCATCTTGATTATCACGCCTCGCATTGCCGAAAGACGGATCTTGGATGCCAGTTTGCCGGGATACGGAATTACTCAAATTAATTTCGCTTTCGCATTTCGC from Candidatus Cloacimonadaceae bacterium encodes the following:
- a CDS encoding ribosomal L7Ae/L30e/S12e/Gadd45 family protein, producing the protein MSTPADAETKILNLMQFARKAGKLVAGADACIRAMHRNKLYLIVIAEDTATRSTQKILREIEENKLPVASIQMGNQISISNALGLPLTGILGISDKQFAAKMMEYWTAKP
- a CDS encoding DUF448 domain-containing protein, translating into MCKKKVDYKQLLNFFILKDSVVFDMHRRLQTRKQYLCPEKECILGLEKWKKRRLKRVGFSNTVLAETFSRKGHQA
- the nusA gene encoding transcription termination factor NusA, which translates into the protein MSANILDAVIKLAASKQLDKDQIQEIIVEAISGTLSKKLQPENELNVFIDEATGSIKANFKCKVVEVEEGLGEISLEDAKSDYDRYAQLDQYIERSMALHDFEPKLVKTAQKIIADRIHRLEEEKIQNDFNKQKHTIVTGRIKSIDDFGGYRIDIGYTDALLPADEQIENEYYRVGDNIKAYVVNIRTHQSNVTIILSRTNPEFVKKLFEAEIPEIYSGVIKIRKIVREPGVRTKVELETTDARIDPVSACIGIKGTRIDGIRKELHGEQIDIVVFSDNLECMIKNALGVANVKRVIVDRAKSASVIVDETEKVIAIGKQGKNVKLAAKLTGMKIDIFTQAEYDEKMAKERRTISHITELDGVSAKIAEILRHAGYTSVQDIFAAAVEELCNLDGVGLRTAERLKEAAKYF
- the rimP gene encoding ribosome maturation factor RimP; translated protein: MDFFRVQIEEIAKKICQRMNVAVYDIDEKMSGKGRIITVYLTKIGGITLDECAQFSRALGEELEIFDLIPDRYYLEVSSPGIERPLKLKSHYVSAINEKVAVQWNDGEQKLSTLGTLAEVNQDTIVLDDRGTMVEITFKQILRAKTVFLTDTPREKDNER